One genomic window of Geovibrio ferrireducens includes the following:
- the dapA gene encoding 4-hydroxy-tetrahydrodipicolinate synthase yields the protein MFRGSFVAIATPMKNGQVDEESLRNLVEFQIENGTDGVVPCGTTGESATLTYEEHCRVIEIVIDQVKKRVPVVAGSGSNSTHESVFLTQHAQKAGADGALVITPYYNKPTQEGLYQHFKAVAESVKIPLLLYNVPGRTAVNVLPQTVIRLSKIDNIVGIKEASGSMDQAGEIIAGTDSSFALLSGEDSLTYPLYCIGAKGVISASTNVVAKDMGDMWDAFEKGDMETAKKLHYKLLPVFKSLFLETNPIPAKKALYLMGLIGDEIRLPLVPMTEEGTAKLRTALTAAGIKLVR from the coding sequence ATGTTCAGAGGCAGCTTTGTAGCTATAGCGACCCCCATGAAAAACGGACAGGTGGACGAGGAAAGCTTAAGAAACCTTGTCGAGTTTCAGATAGAGAACGGCACGGACGGTGTTGTTCCCTGCGGAACCACCGGAGAATCCGCCACTCTCACTTATGAAGAGCATTGCAGAGTAATAGAGATAGTCATAGATCAGGTGAAGAAGCGTGTTCCTGTTGTCGCAGGCTCAGGCTCAAACAGCACCCACGAATCCGTATTTCTCACTCAGCATGCGCAGAAAGCCGGTGCTGACGGCGCGCTTGTCATCACTCCCTACTACAATAAACCCACGCAGGAAGGGCTTTATCAGCACTTTAAGGCTGTAGCCGAGTCAGTGAAGATCCCCCTTCTGCTTTATAATGTTCCCGGAAGAACAGCGGTCAACGTGCTTCCGCAGACTGTTATCAGGCTTTCGAAAATCGACAATATAGTCGGTATAAAAGAGGCCAGCGGCTCCATGGATCAGGCGGGGGAAATAATCGCCGGGACAGATTCATCCTTCGCACTCCTCAGCGGTGAGGATTCACTCACCTACCCTCTGTACTGCATTGGCGCAAAAGGGGTCATCTCCGCCTCCACAAACGTTGTGGCAAAGGATATGGGCGATATGTGGGATGCCTTTGAGAAGGGTGACATGGAGACGGCAAAAAAGCTTCACTACAAGCTGCTCCCTGTTTTCAAGTCCCTTTTCCTTGAGACAAACCCTATCCCTGCGAAAAAAGCCCTTTACCTCATGGGGCTCATCGGGGATGAGATCAGGCTTCCTCTCGTTCCCATGACGGAAGAAGGAACAGCAAAACTCAGAACCGCGCTCACTGCCGCGGGTATTAAACTTGTAAGGTAA